One Sulfolobus sp. S-194 DNA segment encodes these proteins:
- the cas5a gene encoding type I-A CRISPR-associated protein Cas5a, with the protein MIYSKVFLKLHWGFYVSYPEASKAKPSFYLPPPTTLIGALSYGKYRGIDTKAFKGKAGSPALELKVKAAASFSDEFVGGYTEDIIRSVIMYFQRRERRGDPKFRYGVVPTGKIYAPNQIVKVVYVAEMEKEELERLSWSITRLGCKECLVSVEDVEIGEAKMVKGKVRTSYYFPATVNVPDKEKKNIMLVSFWDENGFIWGGSANVMTYVIPVIDYPLKIREVEVEAKEAYEVGGEYVVFG; encoded by the coding sequence ATGATTTATTCTAAAGTTTTTTTAAAACTTCATTGGGGTTTTTATGTCTCATATCCTGAAGCTTCTAAGGCTAAACCTTCATTCTACTTACCCCCTCCTACCACTCTTATAGGGGCATTAAGCTACGGAAAGTACAGAGGGATAGATACTAAGGCTTTTAAGGGGAAAGCGGGAAGCCCGGCACTTGAATTAAAGGTTAAAGCTGCAGCTTCTTTCAGTGATGAATTTGTGGGGGGCTACACTGAGGACATTATAAGAAGTGTAATTATGTACTTTCAGAGGAGGGAGAGGAGGGGGGATCCTAAGTTTAGGTACGGTGTAGTTCCTACCGGAAAGATTTATGCTCCTAACCAGATCGTTAAGGTAGTATATGTAGCGGAAATGGAGAAGGAAGAACTGGAGAGGTTAAGCTGGTCCATTACTAGGCTTGGTTGTAAGGAGTGTTTAGTAAGTGTAGAAGATGTGGAAATAGGTGAGGCTAAAATGGTTAAGGGTAAGGTAAGGACTTCGTATTATTTCCCAGCTACTGTAAATGTTCCGGATAAAGAAAAGAAAAATATTATGTTAGTGAGCTTCTGGGACGAAAACGGCTTCATCTGGGGTGGTTCGGCAAACGTAATGACATATGTAATCCCAGTGATTGATTATCCGCTGAAGATTAGGGAAGTTGAAGTAGAGGCTAAGGAGGCTTACGAGGTTGGGGGAGAATATGTTGTCTTCGGCTAA
- the cas3 gene encoding CRISPR-associated helicase Cas3' — translation MLSSAKGIIDIYEEFIKDNGLQDRSAIRQTVEEIDKGHNVILKAPTGYGKTTLTKVLANAVDLGYFARVIHVLPLRAIVQDLYEKLKADSERGVIKTKSIAAQDMDFSDSPFFMQKVTVTTLDTFILNLFKLPAVEMDKVFQNFGAHYELPRGMIYSSLVIFDEFHLLGEEGRPLTAGLSAVKSLTDAGVPVIIMSATIDKGLESLIKKYGKDLVTVEAKDFNIERKITVKKIREEEVLSDVLKEYNEEKRVLVVFNTRIGAVNFYKVLKDKGLNPVLIHSKFNREDRRVLVQKALKERLVVSTQVIEAGIDTSFDVLITEAAPASNLIQRAGRVARYGGCGEVHVFPFSGKVYDKEEVEEVWKSLDRGLPELKEKQYQVDNILLNNLTTIDHSVFADSMIAKHLYTSVCNIVRETSIIMGFPKGEYNSEKAVPLTEKEAMEALRKNGAVKDGKELTDYKPSSNICLQLDLLMKGIDGVIITEYDKEIGGIV, via the coding sequence ATGTTGTCTTCGGCTAAGGGTATAATTGATATTTATGAAGAGTTTATAAAGGATAACGGATTGCAGGATAGATCAGCTATTAGACAAACGGTAGAGGAGATAGACAAAGGACATAACGTGATCCTTAAGGCTCCTACTGGTTACGGTAAGACAACTCTGACTAAAGTTTTAGCTAATGCTGTAGATCTGGGTTATTTTGCTAGAGTAATTCACGTTCTTCCATTAAGGGCAATAGTACAAGACCTTTATGAGAAACTAAAGGCTGACAGTGAAAGGGGGGTTATTAAGACTAAAAGTATTGCAGCCCAAGATATGGACTTCTCTGATTCTCCCTTTTTCATGCAGAAGGTAACCGTAACCACTCTAGATACCTTCATTCTTAACCTATTTAAACTTCCAGCAGTTGAGATGGATAAGGTATTTCAAAACTTTGGAGCCCACTATGAACTGCCTAGGGGTATGATATACTCATCCTTGGTTATATTTGACGAGTTCCATCTTCTAGGTGAGGAGGGTAGACCATTAACTGCCGGTTTATCTGCTGTGAAATCCCTTACCGATGCTGGTGTGCCGGTAATAATTATGTCAGCCACTATAGACAAAGGGTTAGAATCGCTGATAAAAAAGTACGGTAAAGATTTAGTTACTGTAGAAGCCAAAGACTTCAATATAGAGAGAAAGATTACAGTAAAGAAAATTAGAGAGGAAGAAGTCTTAAGTGACGTTCTAAAGGAATATAATGAGGAAAAGAGAGTATTAGTAGTATTTAATACTAGAATAGGAGCTGTTAACTTTTATAAGGTTCTTAAGGATAAGGGACTTAACCCCGTTCTAATTCACAGTAAGTTTAATAGGGAAGATAGAAGAGTGTTAGTTCAGAAGGCGTTAAAGGAAAGGCTTGTGGTTTCTACTCAGGTAATTGAAGCCGGAATAGATACGAGTTTTGACGTATTAATTACCGAAGCAGCTCCGGCATCAAACTTAATACAGAGAGCTGGAAGAGTAGCTAGGTATGGGGGTTGTGGTGAGGTTCATGTATTTCCGTTTAGCGGAAAGGTTTATGATAAGGAGGAAGTGGAAGAGGTTTGGAAATCCTTAGATAGAGGTTTACCAGAGCTTAAGGAGAAACAATACCAGGTTGATAACATATTACTAAACAACTTGACTACCATAGACCATTCAGTATTTGCTGATTCAATGATAGCTAAACACCTTTATACCTCAGTTTGTAATATAGTTAGGGAGACATCTATCATAATGGGCTTTCCCAAGGGAGAGTATAATTCCGAGAAGGCAGTTCCTCTTACAGAGAAGGAGGCAATGGAAGCTTTAAGGAAAAATGGAGCTGTTAAAGACGGGAAGGAGCTTACAGATTATAAACCCTCTAGTAATATTTGCTTGCAGTTAGACCTCTTAATGAAGGGAATAGATGGAGTAATAATAACTGAATATGATAAGGAGATAGGAGGGATAGTATGA
- the csa5 gene encoding type I-A CRISPR-associated protein Csa5 — protein sequence MSVEKTDTEGIIRRVANLLASVFIYSESPTYVDRFANALSKEAVARVIYESQRIIQMGISSGEVKMGNAEISGKTIKITDKKEGEIFPAVIIKTKEGRNYVVIGYLPTDKDVEDFMSLVEKDIYYARKAGALAMSIANRSLLGGGV from the coding sequence ATGAGTGTTGAAAAAACAGATACGGAAGGAATAATACGCAGGGTTGCAAATCTTCTCGCCTCAGTTTTCATCTATAGCGAATCGCCGACATATGTGGACAGGTTTGCTAATGCACTATCAAAGGAGGCAGTTGCAAGAGTCATTTACGAGTCACAGAGGATAATCCAGATGGGAATTTCAAGCGGTGAAGTTAAGATGGGGAATGCGGAAATATCAGGGAAGACTATAAAAATTACTGACAAAAAGGAGGGGGAAATCTTCCCCGCAGTAATAATAAAAACAAAGGAAGGGAGGAACTACGTAGTGATTGGCTACTTACCTACAGATAAGGATGTTGAGGATTTTATGAGCCTAGTTGAGAAGGACATATACTACGCTAGAAAAGCTGGGGCGTTAGCTATGTCTATTGCAAATAGATCTCTTTTAGGAGGTGGTGTGTAA
- the csaX gene encoding type I-A CRISPR-associated protein CsaX: protein MIVPLYNLFGDNLVVQVAVNAKDSKPLTIKGKPYLEINDKEVRIALDTASDIAQKFEKDNRRPIPLSANDKKVIEKVLKCFNFSSSDPISNVLKSFDTEHSKECYVDNVPSFIKPEYYELIRVPGKPGGQKMSVKVDASYVIIAIAGWLFSRIGYARVGGETIGVNVFTSTKSMLYTTYGQFSGVKPETAFIFLLADRVIKSGSNISSARVYLMSDAGGQNPTIILGGFSVDFSKLLEKKELIDDDLIRLAQDATNDQSQTNDFSARIVELVYEVIGGAKRVEDLVYLANRYVSMEITNAKDFCKSNRIYCTAYYYSQKLLSEIGW from the coding sequence TTGATAGTCCCTCTGTATAATCTGTTTGGAGATAACTTAGTGGTTCAAGTAGCAGTAAACGCGAAAGATTCAAAGCCTTTAACAATAAAGGGGAAACCCTACTTAGAAATAAACGATAAGGAGGTAAGAATAGCCTTAGATACTGCTAGTGATATAGCCCAAAAGTTTGAGAAAGATAACAGGAGACCAATACCCCTATCTGCGAATGATAAGAAAGTTATAGAGAAAGTATTGAAGTGTTTTAACTTCTCTTCCTCAGATCCAATATCTAATGTTTTGAAGAGTTTCGATACTGAGCACAGTAAGGAGTGTTATGTAGATAATGTTCCTTCATTTATAAAGCCAGAGTATTATGAGTTAATCAGAGTTCCCGGTAAACCTGGAGGACAAAAGATGTCTGTAAAAGTTGACGCTAGCTATGTAATTATCGCAATAGCTGGTTGGTTATTCTCCAGAATAGGGTATGCGAGAGTAGGAGGCGAGACAATAGGAGTTAATGTTTTCACCTCAACAAAGTCGATGCTTTACACTACTTACGGACAGTTCAGCGGTGTAAAACCAGAGACAGCTTTCATATTCCTTTTAGCCGATAGGGTAATAAAGTCCGGTTCAAACATTTCTTCAGCAAGAGTATATCTCATGTCAGATGCTGGCGGACAAAACCCCACTATCATACTGGGAGGCTTCAGTGTAGATTTCTCTAAGTTACTTGAAAAGAAAGAGTTAATAGATGATGACTTAATAAGACTTGCACAAGATGCAACAAACGATCAGAGCCAAACCAACGATTTCTCAGCTAGAATTGTTGAGCTAGTCTATGAAGTGATTGGAGGAGCTAAGAGAGTAGAGGATTTAGTATATCTCGCAAATCGCTACGTCTCTATGGAGATAACTAATGCAAAGGACTTCTGTAAGAGTAACAGAATCTATTGTACAGCTTACTATTACTCCCAGAAGCTTTTAAGTGAAATAGGATGGTAG
- the cas7a gene encoding type I-A CRISPR-associated protein Cas7/Csa2 → MISGSFRFLINTESLNGVESVGNLTRHRTAPVVLKTSTGYLVRYVPAISGESLAHAYQTALVDLAKKYNLPVGVYSSKYDFIKFSTEEVLKEEKVAPPNGSNDMRRFEVEVMLKDIVADVGGFMYAGNTPVRRTSRIKFGYMIPALMGDEIPAQLESQFHVRYSEKDQMIYNVEVSSALYVMSFSLDEDLIAIPSTEGSKVDGEDILNKQRDSRVKAAIEALYYVLTGNFGGKRSRFLPSMKLMSGIVTVTDFPFIPEPGHMNDYIATTVKRLGKAKEIFNGKSRVYVINNEGIEEGGEVNKVGSVEELIAALIGK, encoded by the coding sequence ATGATTAGTGGTTCATTTAGGTTTTTGATAAATACTGAAAGTCTGAACGGTGTGGAGAGTGTAGGGAATTTAACAAGGCATAGGACAGCTCCTGTAGTGCTTAAGACTTCTACAGGCTATCTAGTCAGATATGTCCCAGCTATTTCTGGTGAGTCTTTAGCACATGCATACCAAACAGCGTTAGTGGATTTAGCAAAGAAATATAATCTACCGGTAGGGGTTTACTCATCAAAATACGATTTTATAAAGTTCTCAACTGAAGAAGTGCTTAAGGAAGAGAAAGTAGCTCCGCCAAATGGCTCAAACGATATGAGGAGATTTGAGGTAGAAGTAATGCTTAAGGATATCGTTGCTGATGTTGGCGGGTTTATGTATGCTGGAAACACACCGGTGAGAAGAACTTCAAGGATAAAGTTCGGTTATATGATTCCAGCTCTTATGGGAGATGAAATTCCAGCACAGCTTGAAAGTCAGTTCCACGTAAGGTATAGTGAGAAGGATCAAATGATTTATAACGTTGAGGTTTCATCAGCACTTTACGTAATGTCATTCTCCCTAGATGAAGACTTAATAGCTATACCGTCAACAGAAGGATCTAAAGTAGATGGGGAGGATATACTTAATAAACAGAGAGATAGTAGAGTAAAGGCTGCAATAGAAGCTCTATATTACGTTTTAACAGGTAATTTCGGAGGTAAAAGATCTAGGTTTCTACCATCAATGAAGCTAATGTCCGGTATTGTAACGGTTACTGATTTTCCATTTATACCAGAGCCTGGACATATGAATGATTATATAGCTACCACTGTAAAAAGACTCGGAAAGGCTAAAGAAATATTCAACGGTAAGAGTAGAGTTTACGTAATAAATAATGAAGGAATAGAAGAGGGAGGAGAAGTAAATAAAGTTGGAAGTGTTGAAGAGCTGATTGCCGCTCTAATAGGGAAGTGA
- a CDS encoding CRISPR-associated endonuclease Cas3'', with translation MKKPCAFTNQPLLDHSRGSLNAVKKILSDSYVQTARRRLEKFGIKVKKEDFELSVLLHDIGKAGEFYQTQFDDECSSRRTPSFLYHEIGSAIFFYRNIEDERLKLLIALAELNHLNAIRSVSQLNPNSFPKRFNPGMIKLKKFGKVILEELGLENLSVGDYTFDDYHEMMGELVRENGSYLKLYSLFLSPIIVGDNLDSSLARGLNERRRFIHILEKEVNALDSPSV, from the coding sequence ATGAAGAAACCATGTGCATTTACTAATCAGCCCCTTTTAGACCACTCTAGGGGTTCTCTTAATGCAGTGAAGAAGATTCTTTCAGACTCGTATGTGCAAACAGCTAGAAGAAGGCTTGAAAAATTCGGAATAAAGGTTAAGAAAGAGGACTTTGAATTATCAGTCCTTTTGCACGACATAGGTAAGGCTGGAGAGTTTTATCAAACACAATTTGATGATGAGTGTAGTTCTCGCCGCACTCCTTCTTTCTTATATCACGAAATAGGGTCTGCTATCTTTTTCTACAGAAACATAGAAGATGAAAGGCTTAAGCTTTTAATAGCTCTTGCTGAGCTAAATCATTTAAATGCGATTAGAAGTGTTTCACAACTTAACCCTAACAGTTTCCCTAAGAGGTTTAATCCGGGTATGATTAAGCTTAAAAAGTTCGGGAAAGTCATCTTAGAGGAGCTTGGGTTAGAGAACTTAAGTGTTGGGGATTATACTTTTGATGATTATCATGAAATGATGGGTGAGTTAGTAAGAGAGAACGGGTCTTATCTTAAGTTATATTCCCTTTTTTTATCTCCAATAATTGTTGGTGACAATCTAGATAGCTCCCTAGCTAGGGGGCTGAATGAGAGAAGGAGGTTTATCCACATTCTTGAAAAGGAGGTGAACGCTCTTGATAGTCCCTCTGTATAA
- the cas6 gene encoding CRISPR system precrRNA processing endoribonuclease RAMP protein Cas6, with product MVEFLPEKIIKAEFSAVPETDVILPPLSSKVVKNLILSSKLLPSLSNLVQSGMKNKPIFISNLGKNGFRLFSTGKPISVKTGEILNFFISFPYYDGFFTELSSGSFKTEYGKFFIELEQLEVIELNSIKGVSEGNFYIKFVTPALLSSKVLLPPSLKEKYKNVNPGYSLIPSVGLVVSYAYRIYRALYGNTSNIELESKAFKLGILSNSLSRVVGYKLKPLTVVIGNDDKGRLRTSRGFVGWMEFDIPYKKLKKAVWKYLTVASFLGIGKSRGIGLGEIALKMKNKYSEISET from the coding sequence ATGGTAGAGTTTCTCCCTGAAAAAATCATTAAAGCTGAGTTTTCTGCTGTGCCGGAGACGGATGTAATTTTACCCCCTTTAAGTTCTAAGGTAGTAAAGAACCTAATTTTATCTTCAAAACTACTTCCCTCCCTCTCAAACTTAGTTCAGAGTGGAATGAAAAATAAGCCAATATTTATCTCAAACTTAGGTAAAAATGGTTTTAGACTTTTCAGTACCGGAAAACCTATAAGTGTTAAAACTGGAGAAATCCTTAACTTCTTCATCTCTTTCCCTTATTATGACGGTTTTTTCACTGAGCTTTCCTCGGGTAGCTTTAAGACTGAGTATGGGAAGTTCTTTATAGAGCTCGAACAACTCGAGGTTATTGAACTTAACTCCATAAAAGGAGTTAGTGAAGGTAACTTTTACATAAAATTCGTAACCCCTGCTCTCCTTTCGTCAAAGGTCCTTCTTCCCCCATCGTTAAAAGAAAAATATAAGAATGTCAATCCGGGGTATAGTTTAATTCCTTCTGTCGGTTTAGTAGTAAGTTACGCCTATAGGATTTATAGGGCTTTATACGGAAATACAAGTAATATAGAGCTTGAGTCAAAAGCCTTTAAGCTTGGAATTTTAAGCAATAGCTTATCTAGAGTTGTAGGGTATAAGCTGAAACCCTTAACTGTAGTTATAGGAAATGATGATAAGGGAAGATTAAGAACCTCGAGAGGTTTTGTCGGCTGGATGGAGTTTGATATTCCTTACAAGAAGCTTAAGAAAGCTGTATGGAAATATTTAACTGTAGCTTCATTTTTAGGGATAGGTAAGAGTAGAGGAATTGGTTTGGGGGAAATTGCTCTTAAGATGAAAAATAAGTACTCGGAGATCTCTGAGACGTAA